The Falco peregrinus isolate bFalPer1 chromosome 1, bFalPer1.pri, whole genome shotgun sequence genome has a window encoding:
- the BTRC gene encoding F-box/WD repeat-containing protein 1A isoform X7, with protein MDPAEAVLQEKALKFMTYNSCARLCLNQETVCLGSTAMKTENCVAKTKLANGTSSMIVPKQRKLSASYEKEKELCVKYFEQWSESDQVEFVEHLISQMCHYQHGHINSYLKPMLQRDFITALPARGLDHIAENILSYLDAKSLCAAELVCKEWYRVTSDGMLWKKLIERMVRTDSLWRGLSERRGWGQYLFKNKPPDGTAPPNSFYRALYPKIIQDIETIESNWRCGRHSLQRIHCRSETSKGVYCLQYDDQKIVSGLRDNTIKIWDKNTLECKRILTGHTGSVLCLQYDERVIITGSSDSTVRVWDVNAGEMLNTLIHHCEAVLHLRFNNGMMVTCSKDRSIAVWDMASPTDITLRRVLVGHRAAVNVVDFDDKYIVSASGDRTIKVWNTSTCEFVRTLNGHKRGIACLQYRDRLVVSGSSDNTIRLWDIECGACLRVLEGHEELVRCIRFDNKRIVSGAYDGKIKVWDLVAALDPRAPAGTLCLRTLVEHSGRVFRLQFDEFQIVSSSHDDTILIWDFLNDPAAQAESTRSPSRTYTYISR; from the exons ACAAAACTTGCCAATGGCACTTCCAGTATGATTGTGCCCAAGCAAAGGAAACTGTCTGCAAGCTATGAGAAGGAGAAGGAACTCTGCGTCAAGTATTTTGAACAGTGGTCTGAGTCTGACCAGGTGGAGTTTGTGGAGCACCTCATCTCCCAGATGTGTCACTACCAGCACGGACATATAAACTCATACCTCAAACCTATGTTACAGCGGGACTTCATCACTGCACTGCCAG ctCGGGGATTGGATCACATTGCTGAGAACATTCTGTCATACCTGGATGCCAAATCGTTGtgtgctgctgagctggtgTGCAAGGAGTGGTACCGGGTGACGTCGGATGGTATGCTGTGGAAGAAGCTCATCGAGAGAATGGTCAGGACAGACTCCCTGTGGAGGGGGTTGTCAGAGAGGAGAGGATG GGGACaatatctatttaaaaataaacctcctGATGGGACTGCACCACCCAACTCCTTCTACAGAGCACTTTACCCCAAAATTATACAGGACATAGAG ACAATAGAGTCAAACTGGCGGTGTGGGAGGCACAGTTTACAGAGGATCCACTGCCGAAGCGAGACAAGCAAAGGGGTTTACTGTTTACAGTATGATGATCAGAAGATCGTAAGTGGCCTACGGGACAATACTATCAAG ATCTGGGATAAGAATACATTGGAATGCAAGCGAATTCTCACCGGACACACGGGTTCTGTCCTGTGCCTCCAGTACGATGAACGGGTGATCATTACAGGATCTTCAGATTCAACAGTCAG GGTGTGGGACGTAAATGCAGGCGAGATGCTGAATACACTGATTCATCACTGTGAAGCAGTATTGCACCTCCGCTTCAATAACGGCATGATGGTGACGTGTTCCAAAGACCGTTCCATTGCTGTGTGGGACATGGCTTCACCAACAGACATCACCCTGAGGAGGGTGCTAGTAGGGCACCGAGCTGCTGTCAACGTAGTGGACTTTGATGACAAGTACATTGTATCAGCATCAGGTGACAGAACTATAAAG GTATGGAACACTAGTACCTGTGAATTTGTGCGCACCTTAAATGGCCACAAACGAGGCATTGCATGTCTGCAGTACAGAGACAGGCTAGTAGTGAGCGGCTCTTCAGATAATACTATCAG ACTGTGGGATATCGAGTGTGGGGCATGTTTACGGGTACTGGAAGGCCATGAAGAGTTGGTGAGATGCATACGCTTTGATAACAAGAGGATAGTCAGTGGGGCATATGATGG GAAAATTAAAGTATGGGATCTTGTGGCTGCTTTGGACCCCCGTGCTCCAGCAGGGACCCTCTGCTTGCGAACCCTTGTG GAACATTCTGGAAGGGTCTTTCGACTCCAGTTTGATGAGTTCCAGATTGTCAGCAGCTCACACGATGACACCATCCTCATCTGGGATTTTCTGAATGACCCAGCTGCCCAAGCAGAATCCACTCGTTCCCCGTCCAGAACATACACCTACATCTCAAGATAA
- the BTRC gene encoding F-box/WD repeat-containing protein 1A isoform X8: MDPAEAVLQEKALKFMNSSEREDCNNDEPPRKIIPEKNSLRQTKLANGTSSMIVPKQRKLSASYEKEKELCVKYFEQWSESDQVEFVEHLISQMCHYQHGHINSYLKPMLQRDFITALPARGLDHIAENILSYLDAKSLCAAELVCKEWYRVTSDGMLWKKLIERMVRTDSLWRGLSERRGWGQYLFKNKPPDGTAPPNSFYRALYPKIIQDIETIESNWRCGRHSLQRIHCRSETSKGVYCLQYDDQKIVSGLRDNTIKIWDKNTLECKRILTGHTGSVLCLQYDERVIITGSSDSTVRVWDVNAGEMLNTLIHHCEAVLHLRFNNGMMVTCSKDRSIAVWDMASPTDITLRRVLVGHRAAVNVVDFDDKYIVSASGDRTIKVWNTSTCEFVRTLNGHKRGIACLQYRDRLVVSGSSDNTIRLWDIECGACLRVLEGHEELVRCIRFDNKRIVSGAYDGKIKVWDLVAALDPRAPAGTLCLRTLVEHSGRVFRLQFDEFQIVSSSHDDTILIWDFLNDPAAQAESTRSPSRTYTYISR; the protein is encoded by the exons ACAAAACTTGCCAATGGCACTTCCAGTATGATTGTGCCCAAGCAAAGGAAACTGTCTGCAAGCTATGAGAAGGAGAAGGAACTCTGCGTCAAGTATTTTGAACAGTGGTCTGAGTCTGACCAGGTGGAGTTTGTGGAGCACCTCATCTCCCAGATGTGTCACTACCAGCACGGACATATAAACTCATACCTCAAACCTATGTTACAGCGGGACTTCATCACTGCACTGCCAG ctCGGGGATTGGATCACATTGCTGAGAACATTCTGTCATACCTGGATGCCAAATCGTTGtgtgctgctgagctggtgTGCAAGGAGTGGTACCGGGTGACGTCGGATGGTATGCTGTGGAAGAAGCTCATCGAGAGAATGGTCAGGACAGACTCCCTGTGGAGGGGGTTGTCAGAGAGGAGAGGATG GGGACaatatctatttaaaaataaacctcctGATGGGACTGCACCACCCAACTCCTTCTACAGAGCACTTTACCCCAAAATTATACAGGACATAGAG ACAATAGAGTCAAACTGGCGGTGTGGGAGGCACAGTTTACAGAGGATCCACTGCCGAAGCGAGACAAGCAAAGGGGTTTACTGTTTACAGTATGATGATCAGAAGATCGTAAGTGGCCTACGGGACAATACTATCAAG ATCTGGGATAAGAATACATTGGAATGCAAGCGAATTCTCACCGGACACACGGGTTCTGTCCTGTGCCTCCAGTACGATGAACGGGTGATCATTACAGGATCTTCAGATTCAACAGTCAG GGTGTGGGACGTAAATGCAGGCGAGATGCTGAATACACTGATTCATCACTGTGAAGCAGTATTGCACCTCCGCTTCAATAACGGCATGATGGTGACGTGTTCCAAAGACCGTTCCATTGCTGTGTGGGACATGGCTTCACCAACAGACATCACCCTGAGGAGGGTGCTAGTAGGGCACCGAGCTGCTGTCAACGTAGTGGACTTTGATGACAAGTACATTGTATCAGCATCAGGTGACAGAACTATAAAG GTATGGAACACTAGTACCTGTGAATTTGTGCGCACCTTAAATGGCCACAAACGAGGCATTGCATGTCTGCAGTACAGAGACAGGCTAGTAGTGAGCGGCTCTTCAGATAATACTATCAG ACTGTGGGATATCGAGTGTGGGGCATGTTTACGGGTACTGGAAGGCCATGAAGAGTTGGTGAGATGCATACGCTTTGATAACAAGAGGATAGTCAGTGGGGCATATGATGG GAAAATTAAAGTATGGGATCTTGTGGCTGCTTTGGACCCCCGTGCTCCAGCAGGGACCCTCTGCTTGCGAACCCTTGTG GAACATTCTGGAAGGGTCTTTCGACTCCAGTTTGATGAGTTCCAGATTGTCAGCAGCTCACACGATGACACCATCCTCATCTGGGATTTTCTGAATGACCCAGCTGCCCAAGCAGAATCCACTCGTTCCCCGTCCAGAACATACACCTACATCTCAAGATAA